In the genome of Thunnus albacares chromosome 8, fThuAlb1.1, whole genome shotgun sequence, the window gcaacagcAGAGCcatgccaaaaaacaaaacaaacaaaaaaaaaccccaaactaGTAATTTGCTCCAGATATATCCGTTTCGTATGTCAGCATCAGAGCCTGATTGGACATCCAATTATGTTTGGAGAACAACATTTCTAGGTgacacaacagagagagagagcattcCACATTTCCACAGCTTCCTCATTTCTTCACAATAACAAAGGTGCTTTCTCAGACTCTCCCACCTTATTTCCTAAATACGATAGTCAGTGTGCAGCAGCAAGGCTGacaatcaacatttttttatcGAGATcacaacaacactgacatacatTTACTCTCCACAGAACCACCCCACTCACTATGAAGAACTCAATACTCATATTTAACAAGCATGTTATATGctgcaaatgtttgtttgacCCTTTAGCTTTAAAGAAATACAAGGATTTGAATGAAAGTAAAGTCACTTTTAAAGGCGCACACCACCGAtattaaacatgaaaatcagCTCACTCATCCTGAAAAAGTACTTCTCAGAACTAATGTATAACAGTGTGTAATGTCCTCTGTGGCCCTGAAtgtctttcattttgaaagataTGGACGTTTACAAGGAAGGAAAAAGATGCCATCGACttgcatgatgggaaatgtaggatccagtgttaTACTaaagactaaaagtcaggatggGTATGTCCCAGCTTCAGCCTTGAGGACTTCACGCACATTCACGCATGGGCCTGAATATTATTCATATCCAAACAGACAATTATTAGTGAATACAGAAAATCTATTCCTGTTGATGAGACTGATGAGAATAAGAATGCATATCTGACATTGTcagcataaataataaatatcatatcatattagagctgcaatgattcatcggttaatcaattagttgccaactattatattaattgccaactattttgataattgattcatcattttgagtcattttttataaaaaaaaaaaaaaaattcaaattctctgattctctgattctagcttctcaaatgtgaatattttctggtttctttagtcttctatgacagtaaactgaatatctttagtcaccttgagctctgggaaacagtgattgacatttttcacattttctgacattttatggactaaagaactaattaattaattgtgaaaataattattagtggCAGCCCTATACCATATGTTCTTTTATCAATGATTTCGGGAAATATGTTCCTTCCTGAAAAAATGTTACCAGACAGATTATATCATGTAATAACAGGGCTGTACAGGTGAGCCtacttattttttcattacgtgaaactcaaataaattaatgaaaaaactGTACATGCTGGTACATTTCGGCGGTATGGTGTAGAACAAGTACATAGAAGAAGCATAAACTGAGCTTGATGCAATATCATCACAACAGCTGAACGCACTTAAAACAATTACAGCAGAGTGAAGGTGTGTGccaaacaataaatatttatcCACAAACCAACTAAGCTGTAATTACCGCTCTTTCAATCAGCCTGTTTGTGGTGTTCTCATTAAACTCGAGCTGAATGGGAGCCACAGCCACAATCTCCCGAGCACAAAACAGCCTGAGGGTGGGctaatgctgtgtgtgtgtgagggtgtgtgagtgtttacATGCCGTTTGCCGTTAGTCTTTATCCAACTGACCACCTTTACAAAAGGTGAAAGACGAGCAGCTCCTTTCAGGGTCTTTTTGCCCCGCGTGTCTGCGACCCCGAATAATGACCCAACACAAAGCAAGGGACGCTCCCACTATCACGGAGGACAAAGAGGTTGGGGGTGGACAGAGGGGCCTGGCATATGCTCCTGCAACTATTCTGAAACATCGTCTGCAGTGTGAGCTAATTAGACAGTTAAAGGTCCCTAAAACAAAAACTTGGGAGTCTTGGAGTTTATTATccttaaaaagacaaattaaattCAATAAAACCAAATTATCAACTGTAAAGGAATGTAATTTCAGTGTAATTATTCCTCTGTTAGATCAATCACCTCTTGCATTGACTTCAACAGCACaatctccctcttttttctttagCTTTCTTACCTTGGCTTCTTCACTGACGTCCCATGTGAAAGAGACAGCGTTGTAGGCAATTTCCTCCACGTTTCCAATCGTGCTGAAGCTCTCCTTGTAGTCAGCTGCATGTGAAAAGAAGATCAGAGAAATTGTTAAAGTCAGTTTTAGAGGTGTCAGAACTGATTCTAACATTTCAGGGCATTTGTAATATTGTGACACAAGcaataatacaatacaacaatattaaaacttcagttaagtaaaagtacagaggtATTATAAACCAAATATACTTAAATTATCAACAGTACTCGTTCTGCAGGAAAAATGTGCATGTGACCAATATATCATTATACATTAAATAAAGagattgttaatactgatgcatcaacaTGCAAGTAGTATTTTACTGTTATAGCTGGTTGAGCTGTTGCTAGTTTTGACTACTGCATGTACAGTTCGGTAGTTTGGTCCAGTGGTTCCAAACCAAGCAGTCAGGCCAAGATGATTCTGAAGAGTCGTGAGATGTTTAATGGGGCAGGAAAGGTTCTGCTGTACaaatttacattcacattttggacttttttcttcttctgttcttctctgcgaaatattggataattttGCCTCTGTGGGTCTCAACAAGTTACTGCGATGAAACATcttgaacaatgttttttagGTTTtcatatgtgttttatgtgaaatCTTActctgaaaagtaactatagCTTTAAAATGAATGTAGTAAAAATTCACAATACTTTCCcctaaaatgtagtggagtagaagcaCCTCAAATTGTTCTGAAGAACTgttcttgagtaaatgtacttattccACCCCAGTTGAGCTGCTATGATGTTGATCTGTCCTTAAATAAACTCAAATTTGTCTGTTTACACTTTTAAATTTATCTTAAATTCAGTATCTGTATCATAATCAGGCGGGTATTTTTTCCCCTAACAAGAAACATTTGCCAACAAATGAAGATCTAAATCAGTCAAGATTCTCACAGGTTCCTGGATACTGCTTAAAACACTCATCTGCTCACATACTGAAGTAGTTTCGACTCGTACATTTGGTTATAGATTTCACCATAGTATTGGCATGAACTTGCCACCGACACAACCAGCACAGTGTCTGACATCTCTAGTTCATTCCATTGCATTTTCAACCACAGGTTGAGGCCTGTCTCCTGCTGATCATACAGGATATGGCCTCAGTCCAGGCCCCCACCTACTTCTCCTTTTAACGTCTATGCAAATGCAGACCCACTGGCTGTCTCTTCTCAGTGCTCCTGTGCGAATCGAAGATTGACAGTTATTCAAATTGTATGGGGTTTCGCCTCAGGGTATGCGACGGGATTCTCCTGGAGGTTCCTACAGGTTTACCACCTGCTTACTTTCTCTTTACCTGCATTGTTTTGTGGAGCTTAGGCATCATAATATCTACATCTGAGTGTGATATTTGATACTGAAGTGAGTTTGCCATTTTTGTATCTGGGCCTATTCCCCATCTGTCCTGCTTACAAACCTCATCAATCACTGGATGCAGCCGGCAGGCCCGTCAGTGAGGAGGATAACAATAATCATCTTACCAATGTCCAGGACTCTCTGTTTGGCAGTGTGCTGGTGGGAGTGCCAATATTTCCAGTTCTTCAGCTGCTCATCTCTGCACTTATCTTCCCCAAAGACAACCATGATAACGCTCTGCAGTTGAAACAGAAATATGGTAGCATCAGGCCAAAACAGTAGAAAAGTTTAATAATCAAAAATATGTGTCAAATTTGTTCTGAAACACACAATTTCACACTACCTAACAATGAGATTAAAACTCTCAACCTCTACACTGCCTCTCCATTTACTATCTCCCCTCCCTCACCTGTACAATACtgtcctgctgcagctcagagCCTTCCATGGTGCACTGCTCACTTGTGGATGTGCTCCCATCAGGCCCGTGAGACGGCGTTGGCCCACTCACCCGCACTTTGCCTTGGGGCTGACGTCGGGATGATCTAAAGCCGATCTCTGACAATGTCAAGGCGTAGAATTGGCCCCGGTTCAAGTAAGCCATGGGTCCTTCTCCTTTCTGTGGCCGCAGCGACATGCTGGCGTCCAGACAGTACTGGAAAGTGTCACTGTAAGAACATGAGCATGTGTGGGAACGTCTGGCAACCTTCCTTAGGGTACAGTATCACCTCTGATACAAAGAAtaaaccatttttttaaatatatatgtatttgtatatatgtgtaaaattagcacaaatgttgacattttgatgaaaaggaaaacaactgAAATTGTTTTCTGACTGCCAGGTGGAAGAAAGGGCGTAGCAAGGTTCTGATGATACTCTTATGACTctgaataaacacatttttttgttgattcAAAGTACTCCCATGTGCAACAGCACAGctataagtctggtgatattctatacttttcttattgtcaacaaatcccaaccagtatgtgtatccaaagcctgatatatagTATTTTATTTCCCTGTGCCATAGAGTTCCATTGTtgcccaaaaactattaaacacacatcagtgagccacaccgatgcactggatgacatgttccttcattatgatgaatttagaaactgtagtttattttgactcagtcccACAAACACTGTCCtgttgctgtaaatactcactagagcaccagatgtgtattaatccgcagcAGGATATAGTCCCTAACATATGCAGTAATTCTTCTTGTTTAATGAAcggcttttaaaaaaataaactagtatatatttatatactagTAGTATATACTAATATTTataagctgtttttaaagatgacatcttcagtGGAAATCAACAGGCTTGGGACTGAGTGCCACAGGAAGGCCAGGGTAGTTTGATTATATTGAGAGATgcagtcttgtttttttggtcttttcatgggatttgttgacaataacacaaatatataatattgcCAGCAATATCCTTTAAGACCTAATAAACACTTCATCGGAAAATTGTGTAGGCAGGAAGTACAGTATGTAACATAAAACCAGTGTGACTTTTTTATTTGCAGAGTCTTGAGTTTGCTTTTCTTTGAATTTTAACTTACTCTGGTGGGCTGTAGTGCAATtcatcaactcctgaggaaGGACTTCTGTGATACATCTGTAAAAGAAGATCATGTGTGTTTCAAATGCAAGAAACTACTACCAATGGAGAAAAAACTCTTACAAGGGCAGTGGTGGCCTACAGGTTAGAGAAGCAAGCTAGTGACCAGAAGGTCGTAGGTTCAATCACTGGACCGGCAGGATGAAACTGGGTGGTGAAAGTGAAAAGGCAGTGCTTGCCCCTCCCTTGAGAAAGGCCATTAACCCCCAACTACTGCTCAGTAgccagcagatcagactgtggttatACTGGgactatgaatgtgtgtaactgtgtgaatgtgatcagggtgCTCCTACAAAAGACAGTcttcctctcagtgaaacttccctgaataaataagGGTTGACTAAAGAAAGACAGCCCCACATCACCCCTCTTGGAAAACCGGTCTCACCTCTTCTTCCACAGCATCCTCATACATGCTGTCTGGAGAGCTTCTCTGTTCATCTTTCAAATACCCAGCAAGGGACAAATCATAGCAGCTCTGTTCATAAACCATCCTTATCTGCTCTCTGGGCTCTTCTCGATAGGAACTTCCAGAACAGGGAAACGGCATGGACGTCTGGCCCTCTGTCTTAACCAGAGCAAGAGCCGCCCCGCCTCCACGTTTACCCTCTCCTCTGTACTTGGAGCCCTGATGTTCTGTAGCGGATGAGTTGTTTAGGGAGAGGTTGACAGGCATAGATCTGAGGGCCTGAAGATGGTGATCTAGCATCTCCAAGCTCCCGCAGTTATCAGGCCCAACAGCAGAGGGGTCTGTGGGTTTAACACCACTGGAGacacatctcttctctttgGGAACCTGACAAGGTTGAAGCAAACAGCAAAAATAAGATCCACAATAAACTTTAACATATTATGTGACAATTGTCTTATTATTTTGGCTGTCACATCAGGCGTTCCACACCTTGTAGTAGTCATACAGCAGCCCCAGAGCTGCTGCACTGTCCTCATCTCCATTGATGCTCATCATGGCCTTAGTGGCAGCAGTCAGTGGGTTCTCCAGGTAACTCCTCCATGCTTCATCCTCACTGCTGAACACTTTGCGTGAGGGCACAGACACTTCGTTtggtaccaccaccaccagccgTTTACTGAGGACAGGGCGATGGCAGAAGACACTAAGCCATGCTGTTACCACAAAGTCAATCTGTCATTAACGGGAGCCGTGTCTGCCAAGCCACCAAGTCTGCCCCAGGCTGTTTCTCACCAAACTTCAATGGATCTGCCGCTCCATGTGACATGTGTTTATCTAAGTTCAATTTTGACAAACAACTGCTTctttatcacattttaaataacagGACTACTATTTCAGTTCTGAAAATATCAAGCAGGTGATTCAGGATCAAAATTaagagtaattttttaaaatatgtcgTGTTTGAATCATCATTCAGGGAGGCTGCTTAAAAGAAACAGTCTATAAGATCTCAAATATTTCATGTCAAACATTATCTAGTTTTTAATATTCAAAGTTAAGTCAAATATTTAGCAATAATTATGAGTAAATATAAACATTGTAACATTTAATTATATCTCcagaaattacagtaaaattccccaaataaaaaaataacaatgatttTCCGATAACAGacattttggcatttctgcaaTGTCTGTGATGTTGTGAATACTACTCTTTACATGAGTATCATACAGATAACAGGAATAAACCATTGAAATAATTTCTTGTTCAATTGAGAAACGTTCTGTTGCTTATGTGCGaagaacaaagaaacaaaagacatcttaaatatttcaagttcttgtaaaaacattttaatggcaTGAACAGAAGTTATAACCCATAAAACTGATAATCTTCTCTTACCTGTCCAGGTCCATGCTGCCTCCAGGACTCTTGAGAAACTGGACTTTCTAGTTAGTGCAGGTAACTTTGAGAGGGAGACTGAGAAAATTAGGCCCGCAAAAGGCTGACTCTATTTAACATATCTGTCAAAACAGCCAATGAAATCATCTGTAACCTTGCATACTAAAATATATTCCAATGTCCTTGGCGTCAGTTAAATGTGAGCCTGCTACTGACGGTACACAGAGCTACATGTCTTGCACTACTCAGGTTTATATCCTTTTTGGAGAAGTTGGTAAGTTTAGGGATGGGTAGTGCAGCACCTGAAGAAGTAGGGTAAACAAGGAAACGAAAGTTGCGCTGCTGATTGGTTAGATGTTTCTTCACAGGTGGTACAATCGTTTTCCCATTGGTGAATCAGGAGGAGTGGGAAAGGGTGGGGCTGACCTGAAATTAAGCAAATTTGTTTTATCTACGGTCTCTCCTGACACTGGTATGATTTCCTCCACATTAACTATTAATACTACTTACAATATTATATTAGAAGctgtacataaaaaaataaagtgacattTACTGATAGGaaccccctcccttccccttaTATAAgcttatactgtataaatatagGTATAGTTTGTATTTACGACTATGCCAGGGACCATATCTTTTCTTAATCATGAACATAGTAATATGTAAAATGAGGAACGTAATAGTTGTTCTGAGTAACCTTGGCCTTATTGTTGTCTGTACCGTGACACCTTGTGGCAGGCATTCAATCTCGCACCGTGTAGAAAGAAAGTTATTCATGAATGGACTTCACAAATGTGGTCAATCCAATAGAGAAATATATTCTTTATGGGTAACGGACTGCTTTCTGTTCACAAACTTTGGTACgtttttatttgagtttttaattattatttttttcttaaatagcCTTGAAGCTGAGAGGATGGAAGTGATGCTACCTTGAGGTGCTCTCAGAAACTTTCCCACCATTGTCTATATCATTGCAAAACTCAAGGCGTATTTATGAATCCTTGTCCACTTACTGACAGCACTTGAAGGCAGCACATTACGGGCATGCGCACTAGTGCAGTAAGGGCAACCCACTTGAAGCGGCGGAAGGTCCGGAGGAGCGTTTCTTgaatcttattttgttgtttatctgCAGTAACTAATACAGTAATTTTTCACTGGTAAGACATTTACCAAATCTGCATCCTGACTTCTTACTCATAATATCTCTATCAGAgttcctgttttgtgtgtgttatcctCCATGCTATTCCTAGCCATCGTTAGCTAACCTAACGGTAGCGATAGCAACCGGCTAACAGATGGCTTGTCCCCCTTAATTAGTTGAGCATTTAATTTGATGTGAAGTTATACTTCTgtcataaatgtattaaaatgtgtgaGCTTTTGTTGCTAAGACGACTCTGTCTTCCACAACAACCGCTTGAAACTGTCGCTCTTAACCTAAACTCTCGGTGGTCAGCTAAAGTTGGCTAGCGCTACCGCTGCTAACGTTGTTAAAGCCGAGTGATAGCGATGCATGGCGGACACAGACTTCACGTCTCCCACAGTGCTCATGGGTGGATGAGATTCTATATGTAAACGGTTACTACCCTCTAACACACTGTTGTGATAAGTGTGGTATTCTTGATCGTCAACAGTTGTATTGACAGAACACTAGTCCTTCCCTCGTCACTATCACTCATAAACAAAGTTCATATAACCATAGCACTGACCCAAATCTATTCTCTCTGTTAAAACTTTGAATGATTGTAGTCTGAATTTCTTTGGGGAAATTTCCAAGTTAATTGCTTTATCCCTGTGACCCAAAAAGTGGCAATTAACCTAGTTCTAAAGGTTTTAATTTTCGCAGCCACTGCTGTCTTGCAAATATTGAAGCCTATTGATCTTATAAGACAATTGTCTCTTCATTGTACATGATACGGTTGCTTTATCAGCTGGTGTGACTGCTTTGCATTCCCAGTTAGTGTGCCTTTCAGTCCCTTGGTGCTTTCcatttttccttt includes:
- the LOC122988140 gene encoding grainyhead-like protein 2 homolog isoform X2, with protein sequence MDLDSKRLVVVVPNEVSVPSRKVFSSEDEAWRSYLENPLTAATKAMMSINGDEDSAAALGLLYDYYKVPKEKRCVSSGVKPTDPSAVGPDNCGSLEMLDHHLQALRSMPVNLSLNNSSATEHQGSKYRGEGKRGGGAALALVKTEGQTSMPFPCSGSSYREEPREQIRMVYEQSCYDLSLAGYLKDEQRSSPDSMYEDAVEEEMYHRSPSSGVDELHYSPPDDTFQYCLDASMSLRPQKGEGPMAYLNRGQFYALTLSEIGFRSSRRQPQGKVRSVIMVVFGEDKCRDEQLKNWKYWHSHQHTAKQRVLDIADYKESFSTIGNVEEIAYNAVSFTWDVSEEAKVFISVNCLSTDFSSQKGVKGMPLIIQIDTYSYNSSSSRPIHRAFAQIKVFCDKGAERKLRDEEKKQLRKRMKGKNGSSGLTSPIKRDDSKLFKTMTDLDSQPVLFIPDVHFGNLQRAGQVFAFNTEEVDREGSVLMKRVSCVADDDICPPQPKKPKVDQERKVLLYVRKECDEVFDALMLRSPTLSALTEAISEKYAVPVDKMVKVYQKSKKGVLVNMDDNIIQHYSNEDTFILAIDSSADSLRVTLSETAT
- the LOC122988140 gene encoding grainyhead-like protein 2 homolog isoform X1, with translation MDLDSKRLVVVVPNEVSVPSRKVFSSEDEAWRSYLENPLTAATKAMMSINGDEDSAAALGLLYDYYKVPKEKRCVSSGVKPTDPSAVGPDNCGSLEMLDHHLQALRSMPVNLSLNNSSATEHQGSKYRGEGKRGGGAALALVKTEGQTSMPFPCSGSSYREEPREQIRMVYEQSCYDLSLAGYLKDEQRSSPDSMYEDAVEEEMYHRSPSSGVDELHYSPPDDTFQYCLDASMSLRPQKGEGPMAYLNRGQFYALTLSEIGFRSSRRQPQGKVRVSGPTPSHGPDGSTSTSEQCTMEGSELQQDSIVQSVIMVVFGEDKCRDEQLKNWKYWHSHQHTAKQRVLDIADYKESFSTIGNVEEIAYNAVSFTWDVSEEAKVFISVNCLSTDFSSQKGVKGMPLIIQIDTYSYNSSSSRPIHRAFAQIKVFCDKGAERKLRDEEKKQLRKRMKGKNGSSGLTSPIKRDDSKLFKTMTDLDSQPVLFIPDVHFGNLQRAGQVFAFNTEEVDREGSVLMKRVSCVADDDICPPQPKKPKVDQERKVLLYVRKECDEVFDALMLRSPTLSALTEAISEKYAVPVDKMVKVYQKSKKGVLVNMDDNIIQHYSNEDTFILAIDSSADSLRVTLSETAT